The following is a genomic window from Pelomonas sp. SE-A7.
TTGCGGTCTGGCGTGTCTGGGGTCATTCGCCGCGACTCTCTGCGTTTCAAATTCCTGCCAAGGTAAATGCTGCCTAACCTGTCGCTCAACCGGACCCGCAACGGCATGCCACGGCTGGCCGTCATTTCATTCTCGGCCAGCCGCGTCCTGCCGCTGCGGGCCGGTTAGCTTCAACGTTAGGCATCTTGGGAGAGACAGAGTTGATTCGAAGACTTGCGATCCTGTTGGCTGCACTAGCTCTGGTTGCCTGCAGCAACAAAGGCAATACCCGGGTGGCTGCTGCGGCGCTTGAGACAAAGGCGCAGCAGCGCAGCATGACGCTCGCCTATGAACATAGCGTTAGCGTGGAGGCGGAGGACGATCAAGTCCAAGATCTGTTTAGCAGCGCACTGGCGTCATGCAAAGAGGCCGCTGCGGCGAAGTGCGAAGTATTGGATTCACGGATAGACACGGGGAAATTCTCCAGCGCTTCCTTGAAAATTAGGGCAGCGCCTGAAGGAATCCAGTCGGTGCTTACAAAGCTTGACCAGCATGGGCAGGTCACTTCTCGAACGACAACCGCTGAAGACTTGGCGACTCCTATCGAAGATGGAGCCAAGAAACTCACGATGTTGAATGACTACCGGTCTCGGCTTGAGGAGCTTCGTGCTCGTGCAGGTGCCAACGTCGATGCGCTAATGAAGGTCAATCAGGAGCTTGCCCGAGTTCAGACGGAGATCGAAGCTGCCGCAGGAGAACAGGCGCGTCTCGCCAAGCGTGTGAGAACCGAAGTGCTCAACATTTCAATTGCTACAAGACAAGCTCGTGGATTCTTGCGGCCCATTCGAGAGTCCGTCGCCGAATTTGGAGACAACCTTGCTCAGGGCATTGCAAGCGCAGTCTCTGGGGTCGCATTCCTCCTGCCCTGGACTTTGGTACTCACGCCAGTGCTTTTGTTGTTGAGGAAGTTTT
Proteins encoded in this region:
- a CDS encoding DUF4349 domain-containing protein codes for the protein MIRRLAILLAALALVACSNKGNTRVAAAALETKAQQRSMTLAYEHSVSVEAEDDQVQDLFSSALASCKEAAAAKCEVLDSRIDTGKFSSASLKIRAAPEGIQSVLTKLDQHGQVTSRTTTAEDLATPIEDGAKKLTMLNDYRSRLEELRARAGANVDALMKVNQELARVQTEIEAAAGEQARLAKRVRTEVLNISIATRQARGFLRPIRESVAEFGDNLAQGIASAVSGVAFLLPWTLVLTPVLLLLRKFFWRRRGANA